A window from Bacillota bacterium encodes these proteins:
- the sppA gene encoding signal peptide peptidase SppA codes for MDDPVDAGGPPPGAPPEPAGEEAPAGGGGGRGASLAAGLLVSVVVIALVLAILPVRQPAPAAQAPSGPFSGLAGLGTTPVGLTAGPPGVALLEITGPLATTGGVSLLGQPSTGADQVVQLLQQVAASPVAKALVIRLDTPGGSAVAASEIGEALQAVRKAGKPVVVSMGDVAASGGYWIAANADTIVANPATLTGSIGVILSYTTTYGLYQKLGLGDVTIKSGAYKDIGSPSRPVTPAERQILQGIVDDTYRQFVRMVATGRHLPESKVLELADGRVFTGGQALRLGLVDRLGNLKDALDLAARKAGLPGKYRVIRVAPNPLENLAAAFGLGGQSSRAGRLAPLLRALLEAGGSSLPPAPAGASGAPADQGLLLLYTGGSGLEGSP; via the coding sequence ATGGATGATCCGGTCGATGCGGGCGGGCCGCCCCCCGGCGCCCCGCCCGAGCCCGCCGGAGAAGAGGCTCCGGCCGGGGGCGGGGGAGGGCGCGGCGCCTCTCTCGCCGCCGGCCTTCTCGTCTCGGTGGTGGTGATCGCGCTCGTCCTGGCCATCCTGCCCGTGCGGCAGCCTGCGCCGGCCGCCCAGGCCCCCTCCGGTCCCTTCTCCGGCCTGGCCGGCCTGGGGACCACCCCCGTCGGTCTCACCGCCGGGCCGCCGGGCGTCGCGCTGCTGGAGATCACCGGCCCCCTGGCCACCACCGGCGGGGTCAGTCTCCTGGGCCAGCCCAGCACCGGCGCCGATCAGGTGGTCCAGCTGCTCCAGCAGGTGGCTGCCTCCCCGGTGGCCAAGGCGCTGGTGATCCGGCTGGACACCCCGGGCGGCAGCGCGGTGGCCGCCTCCGAGATCGGCGAGGCGCTGCAGGCGGTGCGCAAGGCCGGAAAGCCGGTGGTCGTCTCCATGGGCGATGTGGCCGCCTCGGGCGGGTACTGGATCGCCGCCAACGCCGACACCATCGTCGCCAACCCGGCCACCCTGACCGGCAGCATCGGCGTGATCCTCTCCTACACCACCACCTACGGTCTCTACCAGAAGCTGGGCCTGGGCGACGTGACCATCAAGTCCGGGGCCTACAAGGACATCGGCTCCCCCTCGCGGCCCGTGACGCCCGCCGAGCGGCAGATCCTGCAGGGGATCGTCGACGACACCTACCGGCAGTTCGTGCGCATGGTCGCCACGGGACGACACCTGCCGGAGTCGAAGGTGCTGGAGCTGGCCGACGGCCGCGTCTTCACCGGCGGCCAGGCCCTGCGGCTGGGTCTGGTCGACCGCCTGGGGAACCTGAAGGACGCGCTCGACCTGGCCGCCCGAAAGGCGGGCCTGCCCGGCAAGTACCGCGTGATCCGCGTGGCGCCCAACCCGCTGGAGAACCTCGCCGCCGCCTTCGGCCTGGGCGGCCAGAGCAGCCGCGCGGGCCGGCTGGCGCCCCTCCTCCGCGCCCTGCTCGAGGCCGGCGGAAGCAGCCTCCCGCCGGCACCGGCGGGGGCATCCGGCGCGCCGGCGGACCAGGGACTGCTCCTCCTGTACACCGGCGGCTCGGGGCTGGAGGGAAGCCCATGA
- a CDS encoding response regulator, which translates to MIPLTEDSNTSATSVPDPIRPVRLQAEGAGGRGVVLAVDDKPYIRQLLVTDLGLQGYTVLEAADGESALEISLRERPDVVLLDLLMPGLDGYEVLRRLRGDPATADIPVIILSAKTEIDGPPAVPGAQGYLVKPFDLDDLESQVAHWVEYSRQNRSAPWLST; encoded by the coding sequence GTGATCCCGTTGACGGAGGATTCCAATACCTCGGCGACGAGCGTGCCGGATCCGATCCGGCCGGTGCGGCTGCAGGCGGAGGGAGCGGGAGGCCGGGGCGTCGTCCTGGCGGTGGACGACAAGCCGTACATCCGCCAGCTCCTCGTCACCGACCTCGGGCTCCAGGGGTACACGGTCCTGGAGGCCGCCGACGGCGAGAGCGCCCTGGAGATCTCGCTGCGCGAGCGGCCCGACGTGGTCCTCCTCGACCTGCTGATGCCCGGCCTGGACGGCTACGAGGTGCTGCGGCGGCTGAGGGGCGATCCGGCCACCGCCGACATCCCCGTCATCATCCTGTCTGCCAAGACCGAGATCGACGGCCCGCCGGCAGTGCCTGGCGCCCAGGGCTACCTGGTCAAGCCCTTCGACCTCGACGACCTGGAGTCGCAGGTGGCCCACTGGGTGGAGTACTCGCGCCAGAACCGGAGCGCACCCTGGCTCTCGACCTGA
- a CDS encoding S-layer homology domain-containing protein, with protein MWRKPKRAGPPGLPFFVVLVLALVLTLGAGPAWAAPSSRLIPAARVFDDVDGPDAQAFAVLAAVGAFRGDRGIGGPVRPAEAIQRAEFASVLAQLSGHSGVASVMGSFQPPYSDAAAIPDWARGAVNVAYSAGLLRGYPDGSFRPDRPVSQAEVLAALARMAGYTSASGSWPSNWVNLADSKGLADKAKVDAGAAASRAFVARAAYRTLFAPGPDGQTLFARTGGAEGEVAVLGSSTIRIRHPASGSAIRNGGRILSTRGLPPAPAGVRPLPGALAALGETVTYRDPDLFTLAPDVIAIGFSSWSDLKVGSQVRLYLDGGRVTGIELVG; from the coding sequence ATGTGGCGCAAGCCCAAGCGGGCCGGACCGCCCGGCCTTCCGTTTTTCGTCGTGCTCGTCCTCGCCCTCGTCCTCACCCTTGGCGCGGGGCCGGCGTGGGCGGCGCCTTCCTCGCGTCTGATCCCGGCCGCCCGGGTCTTCGACGACGTCGACGGCCCGGATGCACAGGCGTTCGCGGTGCTGGCGGCGGTGGGGGCCTTCCGCGGCGACCGGGGCATCGGCGGTCCGGTCCGGCCGGCGGAGGCGATCCAGCGGGCCGAGTTCGCCTCCGTTCTCGCCCAGCTGAGCGGCCACTCCGGGGTGGCCAGCGTCATGGGCAGCTTCCAGCCCCCCTACAGCGATGCGGCCGCCATCCCCGACTGGGCGCGGGGAGCGGTCAACGTCGCCTACAGCGCGGGGCTCCTCCGCGGCTACCCCGACGGGAGCTTCCGGCCCGACCGGCCGGTGAGCCAGGCGGAGGTGCTGGCGGCGCTGGCGCGGATGGCGGGCTACACCTCGGCTTCCGGCTCCTGGCCCTCGAACTGGGTCAACCTGGCGGACTCCAAGGGCTTGGCGGACAAGGCGAAGGTGGACGCCGGCGCGGCCGCGTCGCGCGCCTTCGTGGCCCGGGCGGCCTATCGGACGCTCTTCGCCCCGGGGCCGGACGGCCAGACGCTCTTCGCCCGCACCGGCGGCGCGGAGGGCGAGGTGGCCGTGCTCGGCAGCTCCACCATCCGGATCCGCCATCCCGCGTCGGGAAGCGCCATCCGCAACGGCGGGCGCATCCTCTCCACCCGCGGCCTTCCTCCCGCTCCCGCCGGCGTCCGTCCGCTCCCCGGCGCGCTGGCGGCGCTGGGCGAGACGGTCACCTACCGGGATCCCGATCTCTTCACCCTGGCTCCGGACGTGATCGCCATCGGTTTCTCCAGCTGGTCCGACCTGAAGGTGGGGAGCCAGGTCCGCCTCTACCTGGACGGCGGGCGGGTGACGGGGATCGAGCTGGTCGGCTGA
- a CDS encoding PaaI family thioesterase: MVATSAQGAPEQSGPSLHGRPLPVDNPAWELLGIAPIRVSSQEAVVEMPVERRHLQMAGRVHGGFIATLIDTAAGVAVVANTTPGTQQATIDLHVEYLHGATLESRRLRAAARIRRIGRTVAFLSVDVTDDLGELIAIGTASYHLMRPAAAHGGAGGTA; encoded by the coding sequence GTGGTCGCGACGAGCGCTCAGGGTGCACCTGAACAGAGCGGTCCGTCTCTTCACGGAAGGCCGCTTCCTGTCGACAACCCCGCCTGGGAGCTGCTGGGCATCGCGCCGATCCGCGTCTCGTCCCAGGAAGCGGTGGTGGAGATGCCCGTCGAACGCCGTCACCTGCAGATGGCCGGGCGCGTCCACGGCGGCTTCATCGCCACCCTCATCGACACCGCCGCCGGCGTCGCCGTCGTCGCCAACACCACGCCGGGCACCCAGCAAGCCACCATCGACCTGCACGTGGAATACCTGCACGGGGCGACGCTGGAGTCCCGCCGCCTCCGCGCCGCGGCGCGGATCCGTCGCATCGGGAGGACGGTCGCCTTTCTCAGCGTCGACGTGACCGACGACCTGGGCGAGCTGATCGCCATCGGCACCGCCAGCTACCACCTGATGCGGCCGGCGGCCGCTCACGGCGGCGCCGGCGGCACGGCCTGA
- a CDS encoding GNAT family N-acetyltransferase: MARVILRDGTVAELRPIRHDEEERARLRELFRGASPDSLYFRFFHAVREVNEKELERLLESDGRRALTLVCEAGERFLAVGNFVRTAEPDVAEVAFLVDDRYQGRGLGTLLLEHLAQAAWRAGYKRFEAVVLPANRKMIQVLHDSGYETTERWEGGAVRMVLPLGETERSRALQETREKLATAASLQPFFRPATVAVIGASRDPRRLGHLLFRHLVEGGFQGVVYPVNPAARSVAAVRAYPSVRELPEPVDLAVVVVPAREVLQVVDDCIEARVRAVLITSAGFAETGPEGEALQQEVVRRLRAAGIRLVGPNCLGIINTAGELRLNASFAPRLPAPGRLGVASQSGALGIAILDVLSRIGVGVSSFVSMGNKADVSGNDCLQYWEDDPETEMIALYLESFGNPRKFSRICRRIAPRKPVLVVRGARTPAGVQVSEARQAAGQAREVAVDALFRQAGIIRADTLEELFDVAALLGSEPLPGGDRVAVVTNTAGGAVITVDALRSEGLTLAHPPLDLGFEALAEGYRRALPEVLRDPGVDAVVVLFVPVGISDTAAVAEAVVEGVREAEAAGARKPVVANFLATGEEGTAVRFLDAQARRLPAYPFPERTVRALARAVRYAAFRRRPRGRIPDLEGADVARARELARAGLARLAPGAGEGWLAPGEAQAILGAVGLPVGEPPGEEPERIRLAVSVEPDPLFGPLLLVRRLAPAAWNGGSVPLGDPLVRITPLTDLDAQELASALAEEGGPAGETGEGGEILPCLADLFLRLSRLAEEVPEIRRVELRDVRPSAHRACARRARVAVAEA, translated from the coding sequence GTGGCCCGCGTCATCCTTCGCGACGGGACGGTGGCCGAGCTCCGACCCATCCGCCACGATGAGGAGGAGCGGGCGCGGCTGCGCGAGCTCTTCCGCGGCGCCTCGCCCGACAGCCTTTACTTCCGCTTCTTCCACGCCGTCCGCGAGGTGAACGAGAAGGAGCTGGAGCGGCTCCTGGAGAGCGACGGGCGCCGCGCCCTGACGCTCGTCTGCGAGGCGGGGGAGCGCTTCCTGGCGGTGGGCAACTTCGTCCGCACGGCCGAGCCCGACGTGGCGGAGGTGGCCTTCCTGGTCGACGACCGCTACCAGGGGCGGGGCCTGGGCACGCTGCTCCTGGAACACCTGGCCCAGGCGGCCTGGCGGGCGGGCTACAAGCGCTTCGAGGCGGTGGTGCTGCCGGCCAACCGGAAGATGATCCAGGTGCTTCACGACTCCGGCTACGAGACGACGGAGCGCTGGGAGGGCGGGGCGGTGCGCATGGTCCTCCCGCTGGGCGAGACGGAGCGCAGCCGGGCCCTCCAGGAGACGCGGGAGAAGCTGGCCACCGCCGCCTCGCTCCAGCCTTTCTTCCGCCCCGCCACCGTGGCGGTGATCGGCGCCTCGCGCGACCCGAGGCGGCTGGGCCACCTTCTCTTCCGCCACCTGGTGGAGGGCGGCTTCCAGGGCGTCGTCTACCCCGTCAACCCGGCGGCCCGTTCGGTCGCCGCCGTCCGCGCCTACCCCAGTGTCCGCGAGCTGCCGGAGCCGGTCGACCTGGCGGTGGTGGTGGTGCCGGCGCGCGAGGTGCTCCAGGTGGTCGACGACTGCATCGAGGCCCGGGTCCGGGCGGTGCTGATCACCTCCGCCGGCTTCGCCGAGACGGGCCCGGAGGGCGAGGCGCTCCAGCAGGAGGTGGTCCGCCGCCTCCGCGCCGCAGGCATCCGCCTGGTGGGGCCCAACTGCCTGGGCATCATCAACACGGCCGGGGAGCTCCGCCTCAACGCCAGCTTCGCGCCCCGCCTGCCGGCCCCCGGCCGGCTGGGCGTGGCCAGCCAGTCCGGGGCGCTGGGCATCGCCATCCTCGACGTTCTCAGCCGGATCGGCGTCGGCGTCTCCAGCTTCGTCAGCATGGGGAACAAGGCGGACGTCTCGGGCAACGACTGCCTCCAGTACTGGGAGGACGACCCGGAGACCGAGATGATCGCCCTCTACCTGGAGTCCTTCGGCAACCCGCGCAAGTTCTCGCGCATCTGCCGGCGCATCGCGCCGCGGAAGCCCGTCCTGGTCGTCCGCGGCGCGCGCACCCCGGCCGGCGTCCAGGTCTCCGAGGCGCGCCAGGCGGCCGGCCAGGCCCGGGAGGTGGCCGTGGACGCGCTCTTCCGCCAGGCCGGCATCATCCGCGCCGACACGCTGGAGGAGCTCTTCGACGTCGCCGCCCTCCTGGGGAGCGAACCGCTGCCCGGGGGCGACCGGGTGGCGGTGGTGACCAACACCGCCGGGGGCGCCGTGATCACCGTGGACGCGCTGCGCAGCGAAGGGCTCACCCTGGCCCACCCGCCGCTCGACCTGGGCTTCGAGGCGCTGGCCGAGGGCTACCGGCGGGCGCTCCCCGAGGTGCTCCGCGACCCGGGGGTGGACGCGGTGGTGGTCCTCTTCGTCCCCGTCGGCATCTCCGACACGGCCGCCGTGGCCGAGGCGGTGGTGGAAGGGGTGCGCGAGGCGGAGGCGGCGGGCGCGCGGAAGCCGGTGGTAGCCAACTTCCTCGCCACCGGGGAGGAAGGGACCGCCGTCCGCTTCCTCGACGCGCAGGCGCGGCGGCTGCCCGCCTATCCCTTCCCGGAGCGGACCGTGCGGGCGCTGGCGCGGGCGGTCCGCTACGCCGCCTTCCGCCGCAGGCCGCGCGGCCGGATCCCCGACCTGGAGGGCGCCGACGTCGCCCGCGCGCGGGAGCTGGCCCGGGCGGGGCTGGCCCGGCTCGCCCCCGGGGCGGGCGAAGGCTGGCTGGCACCGGGCGAGGCGCAGGCCATCCTGGGGGCGGTGGGCCTGCCGGTGGGCGAGCCACCCGGCGAGGAGCCGGAACGGATCCGTCTCGCCGTCTCGGTCGAACCGGACCCCCTCTTCGGTCCCCTCCTCCTGGTCCGCCGCCTGGCGCCCGCCGCCTGGAACGGCGGCTCCGTCCCGCTGGGCGATCCGCTGGTCCGGATCACGCCGCTGACCGACCTGGACGCACAGGAGCTGGCCTCCGCGCTGGCGGAAGAGGGGGGGCCGGCGGGCGAGACGGGCGAGGGCGGGGAGATCCTCCCCTGCCTGGCCGACCTCTTCCTGCGGCTGTCGCGGCTGGCCGAGGAGGTCCCGGAGATCCGGCGGGTGGAGCTGCGCGACGTCCGCCCCTCCGCCCACCGCGCCTGCGCCCGGCGCGCGCGCGTCGCCGTGGCCGAGGCCTGA
- a CDS encoding S41 family peptidase, translated as MSANFLGRLRLRWAAVLLAVSLAFAALPQGWAAAQAAQAAPPASPVGAAPSAGAGEPSSGDAAGSPSGSPAGAELFDAVRQLIEQVYVNPVSSDQLWQGSIQGLLESLGDPYSVYMTPDEYRSFSNQVVTGQLEGIGVQIESINGLVTVVAPISGSPAARAGLRAGDRILAVDGQDARGWTTQEAASHIQGPSGTRVTLTLQRGNGAPFQVTLTRAPIRIQPVTVKTLPGGIVDLVISSFDQETGDTVALVTQFFRMQGKDRFILDLRNNPGGLLSQGVQVASVFVPQGPVVRIRTRGETAQDEQVLSSSTPPWSFKLAVLVNEGTASAAEIVAGAIQDRGVGKVIGTRTFGKGSVQQIFELPDGGAIKLTTARYYTPDGHAVDGVGIRPDLAVPDPQGPGLGPLRPSRVLRPGMVGLDVLGMQGYLRAWGFDPGPQDGIFGPRTERALRAWEAAVNRQVWRNEPYLVQAPVLPAGRLRSDGLLDATEADVLAQPPVVDRQLEAAVRDLLSR; from the coding sequence ATGTCAGCCAACTTCCTCGGACGTTTGCGACTCCGGTGGGCGGCCGTCCTGCTGGCAGTGTCGCTGGCCTTCGCGGCGCTGCCGCAGGGATGGGCGGCGGCCCAGGCAGCCCAGGCGGCGCCGCCGGCGAGCCCGGTCGGCGCCGCTCCCTCCGCGGGCGCGGGCGAACCCTCGTCGGGTGACGCGGCCGGCTCGCCATCCGGCTCCCCCGCCGGGGCGGAGCTCTTCGACGCCGTCCGGCAGCTGATCGAGCAGGTCTACGTCAACCCGGTCTCGTCCGACCAGCTCTGGCAGGGCTCGATCCAGGGGCTCCTGGAGTCGCTGGGCGACCCGTACTCGGTCTACATGACGCCCGACGAGTACCGGAGCTTCAGCAACCAGGTGGTCACGGGCCAACTGGAGGGCATCGGCGTCCAGATCGAGAGCATCAACGGGCTCGTCACCGTCGTGGCGCCCATCTCGGGCAGCCCGGCGGCCCGGGCCGGCCTCCGCGCCGGCGACCGGATCCTGGCCGTGGACGGCCAGGACGCCCGCGGCTGGACGACCCAGGAAGCGGCCTCCCACATCCAGGGCCCCTCCGGGACCCGGGTGACGCTCACGCTCCAGAGGGGGAACGGCGCGCCCTTCCAGGTCACCCTGACCCGCGCTCCCATCCGGATCCAGCCGGTGACGGTGAAGACGCTCCCCGGGGGGATCGTGGACCTGGTGATCTCCAGCTTCGACCAGGAGACCGGCGACACGGTCGCCCTCGTCACCCAGTTCTTCCGCATGCAGGGGAAGGACCGCTTCATCCTCGACCTGCGGAACAACCCGGGCGGCCTCCTCTCGCAGGGCGTCCAGGTGGCCAGCGTCTTCGTCCCGCAGGGCCCGGTGGTCCGCATCCGCACCAGGGGTGAGACGGCCCAGGACGAACAGGTGCTCAGCTCCAGCACGCCTCCCTGGTCCTTCAAGCTGGCGGTCCTGGTCAACGAGGGCACGGCCAGCGCCGCCGAGATCGTGGCCGGTGCCATCCAGGACCGGGGCGTGGGCAAGGTGATCGGCACCCGCACCTTCGGCAAGGGCTCGGTCCAGCAGATCTTCGAACTGCCCGACGGCGGCGCCATCAAGCTGACCACGGCGCGCTACTACACGCCCGACGGCCACGCGGTGGACGGGGTGGGGATCCGGCCCGACCTCGCCGTGCCCGACCCGCAGGGGCCGGGCCTCGGCCCGCTGCGGCCGTCGCGCGTGCTCCGGCCCGGCATGGTCGGCCTGGACGTGCTGGGCATGCAGGGTTACCTGCGCGCGTGGGGGTTCGACCCGGGGCCGCAGGACGGCATCTTCGGGCCCCGGACGGAACGGGCGCTCCGCGCCTGGGAGGCGGCGGTCAACCGGCAGGTGTGGCGGAACGAGCCCTACCTCGTACAGGCTCCCGTCCTGCCGGCTGGAAGGCTCCGGAGCGACGGTCTTCTCGATGCGACCGAGGCGGATGTGCTGGCCCAGCCGCCCGTGGTCGACAGGCAGCTGGAGGCGGCCGTCCGTGATCTTCTCAGCCGCTGA
- a CDS encoding glycoside hydrolase family 1 protein, producing MVPEVFRFPPDFLWGAATSGHQVEGGNRLSDWWLWEQVPGHVAGGDRSGRAADHYHRFREDIGLLADLGLNAYRFGVEWARVEPFPGEYDRRELDHYAEMVEACRERGVTPMVTLYHFTLPSWLASRGGWLWPGAPRRFAAYVERVVRALSPLGVEWWVTVNEPMVLVVQGFLTGVWPPQLRSPRAAMRAHAALVQAHHLAYETIHALAEGRPKAGVAQNMIDFVPLDAGSPADRRAAALHWRVYNLGFLRRIREQQDFVGLNYYSRSWSRWSWRLDGLLTPLGSLPGQRTTQMGWVWAPDGLGRTLEAAASFGRPVVVTENGIATLDDRERVRWIRLHLEQVAAALQRGIDVRGYFHWALLDNFEWAEGFRPRFGLIGVDYESQAREVRPSARYYGEIARSGSLLPLPAEASEEG from the coding sequence ATGGTCCCGGAAGTCTTCCGCTTTCCGCCCGACTTCCTCTGGGGGGCGGCCACCAGCGGCCACCAGGTGGAGGGCGGGAACCGGCTGAGCGACTGGTGGCTCTGGGAGCAGGTTCCGGGTCACGTCGCCGGCGGTGACCGCTCCGGCAGGGCGGCCGACCACTACCACCGCTTCCGCGAGGACATCGGGCTGCTGGCCGACCTGGGGCTGAACGCCTACCGGTTCGGCGTCGAGTGGGCGCGGGTCGAGCCCTTCCCGGGCGAGTACGACCGGCGGGAGCTCGACCACTACGCGGAGATGGTGGAGGCCTGCCGGGAACGCGGCGTGACGCCGATGGTCACGCTCTACCACTTCACGCTGCCCAGCTGGCTGGCCAGCCGCGGCGGCTGGCTCTGGCCCGGGGCGCCGCGCCGCTTCGCCGCCTACGTGGAGCGGGTGGTGCGGGCGCTCTCGCCGCTCGGGGTGGAGTGGTGGGTGACGGTCAACGAGCCGATGGTGCTGGTGGTGCAGGGCTTCCTCACCGGGGTCTGGCCGCCCCAGCTCCGGTCGCCGCGCGCGGCGATGCGGGCGCACGCAGCGCTGGTCCAGGCCCACCACCTGGCCTACGAGACGATCCACGCCCTGGCCGAGGGCCGTCCCAAGGCGGGCGTGGCGCAGAACATGATCGACTTCGTCCCGCTGGATGCGGGGAGCCCCGCCGACCGCCGGGCCGCGGCGCTGCACTGGCGCGTCTACAACCTCGGCTTCCTGCGGCGGATCCGCGAGCAGCAGGACTTCGTGGGGCTGAACTACTACTCGCGCAGCTGGAGCCGCTGGAGCTGGCGCCTGGACGGGCTGCTCACCCCCCTGGGCTCGCTGCCCGGGCAGCGGACCACGCAGATGGGCTGGGTCTGGGCGCCCGACGGCCTGGGCCGGACGCTGGAGGCGGCCGCCTCCTTCGGGCGTCCGGTGGTGGTGACCGAGAACGGGATCGCCACGCTGGACGACCGCGAGCGGGTCCGCTGGATCCGCCTCCACCTGGAGCAGGTGGCGGCGGCGCTCCAGCGGGGGATCGACGTGCGCGGCTACTTCCACTGGGCGCTGCTGGACAACTTCGAGTGGGCGGAAGGCTTCCGGCCCCGCTTCGGGCTGATCGGGGTGGACTACGAGAGCCAGGCGCGGGAGGTGCGGCCCAGCGCCCGCTACTACGGGGAGATCGCGCGTTCCGGTTCCCTCCTGCCGCTGCCGGCGGAGGCGAGCGAGGAGGGCTGA
- a CDS encoding YIP1 family protein: protein MSARAARTMGGNSLAGALSGVGAMVLRPRGFLAALGDERAPGHGALRALGYEVGFAAALVGGLTEAASTTGGRTLPGGAFPATLFLFWVALSLVAWLAFAAVLQLTAGLLGGTGRVPELVAGLGLSYVPNLLAPLPVALAHLSGGGLAAAGSVVATAITVWHLVLVVLAVSAVHRLRAETAVGALLLPPAVLAGLGLIGLLPLVTGILRLLG from the coding sequence ATGAGCGCGCGGGCCGCACGGACGATGGGGGGGAACTCGCTCGCCGGGGCGCTCTCGGGCGTCGGTGCGATGGTCCTGCGGCCGCGGGGCTTCCTGGCGGCGCTGGGCGACGAGCGGGCCCCCGGGCACGGGGCGCTGCGGGCGCTGGGCTACGAGGTCGGCTTCGCGGCGGCGTTGGTGGGCGGGCTGACCGAGGCCGCCTCCACCACGGGCGGCCGGACGCTGCCCGGAGGCGCCTTCCCGGCGACGCTCTTCCTCTTCTGGGTGGCGCTCTCCCTGGTCGCCTGGCTCGCCTTCGCCGCCGTCCTCCAGCTGACGGCCGGCCTCCTGGGCGGGACGGGCCGGGTGCCGGAGCTGGTGGCCGGCCTCGGCCTCAGCTACGTCCCCAACCTGCTCGCCCCCCTGCCGGTCGCCCTCGCCCACCTCTCCGGGGGTGGCCTCGCGGCGGCCGGCTCCGTCGTGGCCACCGCCATCACCGTCTGGCACCTGGTGCTGGTGGTGCTGGCGGTGAGCGCCGTCCACCGCCTGCGCGCGGAGACGGCGGTGGGCGCGCTGCTCCTGCCTCCCGCGGTCCTGGCGGGGCTGGGCCTGATCGGGCTTCTGCCGCTGGTCACCGGGATCCTGCGCCTGCTGGGCTGA
- a CDS encoding CTP synthase, giving the protein MGPQRPTKFVFITGGVVSGLGKGITAASLGRLLKEAGFTVSLQKVDPYINVDAGTMNPLQHGEVFVTVDGAETDLDLGHYERFTDTTVSRAHNVTTGQIYLSVIEKERRGDYLGGTVQVIPHLTNEIKHRIRSAGAGADIAIVEVGGTVGDIESLPFLEAIRQLRIDLGRDDVLYIHVTLVPYIEASGEQKTKPTQHSVKELRSIGIQPDIIVCRSERSLSVEMREKIALFCDVPTEAVVENVDASSIYEVPLLLHREGLDRIVLDRLRLSPRKTVDLAPWRAMVERIRHPHRRVRIGFVGKYVRLQDAYLSIVEALHHAGAAHDARVEIEWIESEELESPEADVERLLGELDGILVGPGFGSRGIQGKQVAARFARHRRIPYFGVCLGMQVAVIDFAREALGLSQANSTEFDPDTPDPVFDLMPDQKNLTKLGGTMRLGGYPCRLAPGTLAWEAYGHADEVLERHRHRFELNNTYRQALQRAGLEVSGVWEEGDLVEIMELDRRLHPWFLGTQFHPEFGSRPTRPHPLFAAFVGAALEQRESAGRPIGVSLEEVEKDG; this is encoded by the coding sequence ATGGGGCCGCAGCGCCCGACCAAGTTCGTCTTCATCACCGGAGGCGTGGTCTCCGGGCTGGGCAAGGGCATCACCGCCGCCTCGCTGGGACGGCTTCTCAAGGAAGCGGGCTTCACGGTCTCGCTGCAGAAGGTCGATCCCTACATCAACGTTGACGCCGGGACCATGAACCCGCTCCAGCACGGAGAGGTCTTCGTCACCGTCGACGGCGCCGAGACCGACCTCGACCTCGGCCACTACGAGCGCTTCACCGACACCACCGTCAGCCGCGCCCACAACGTCACCACCGGGCAGATCTACCTGAGCGTGATCGAAAAGGAACGGCGGGGCGACTACCTGGGCGGCACCGTGCAGGTGATCCCCCACCTGACCAACGAGATCAAGCACCGCATCCGCTCCGCCGGCGCGGGCGCCGACATCGCCATCGTCGAGGTGGGGGGCACGGTGGGGGACATCGAGAGCCTCCCCTTCCTCGAAGCGATCCGCCAGCTGCGCATCGACCTGGGACGCGACGACGTGCTCTACATCCACGTCACGCTGGTCCCGTACATCGAGGCCTCGGGCGAGCAGAAGACCAAGCCCACCCAGCACAGCGTCAAGGAGCTCCGCTCCATCGGCATCCAGCCGGACATCATCGTCTGCCGCTCGGAGCGCTCCCTCTCCGTGGAGATGCGGGAGAAGATCGCCCTCTTCTGCGACGTCCCCACCGAGGCGGTGGTCGAGAACGTGGACGCCTCCAGCATCTACGAGGTCCCGCTCCTCCTCCACCGGGAGGGGCTGGACCGGATCGTCCTCGACCGCCTGCGGCTCAGCCCGAGGAAGACCGTCGACCTCGCCCCCTGGCGGGCGATGGTGGAGCGGATCCGCCATCCCCACCGGCGGGTGCGCATCGGCTTCGTCGGCAAGTACGTCCGTCTCCAGGACGCCTACCTGAGCATCGTGGAGGCGCTCCACCACGCGGGCGCCGCCCACGACGCCCGCGTCGAGATCGAGTGGATCGAGTCGGAGGAGCTGGAGTCGCCCGAGGCGGATGTGGAGCGCCTCCTGGGCGAGCTGGACGGCATCCTGGTCGGCCCGGGCTTCGGCTCCCGGGGCATCCAGGGGAAGCAGGTGGCCGCCCGCTTCGCGCGCCACCGCCGGATCCCCTACTTCGGGGTCTGCCTGGGGATGCAGGTGGCCGTCATCGACTTCGCCCGCGAGGCGCTGGGCCTCTCGCAGGCCAACAGCACGGAGTTCGACCCCGACACCCCGGACCCCGTCTTCGACCTGATGCCCGACCAGAAGAACCTGACCAAGCTCGGCGGGACGATGCGGCTGGGAGGCTATCCCTGTCGCCTGGCTCCGGGCACCCTCGCCTGGGAGGCCTACGGGCACGCCGACGAGGTGCTGGAGCGCCACCGCCATCGCTTCGAGCTGAACAACACCTACCGCCAGGCGCTCCAGCGCGCGGGCCTCGAAGTCTCCGGCGTCTGGGAGGAAGGGGATCTGGTGGAGATCATGGAACTGGACCGCCGCCTCCATCCCTGGTTCCTGGGCACCCAGTTCCATCCCGAGTTCGGCTCCCGCCCGACCCGGCCCCACCCGCTCTTCGCCGCCTTCGTCGGCGCCGCCCTGGAGCAGCGGGAGAGCGCCGGCCGGCCGATCGGGGTCAGCCTGGAGGAGGTCGAGAAAGATGGATGA